A window of the Haloarcula rubripromontorii genome harbors these coding sequences:
- a CDS encoding sodium:calcium antiporter: MTLLDAAGFLTGLALLLVGADRTVRSAAELALYYGISTFFVGVTVVSVGTSIPEMTTSVYAATYGAGDLLVGNIVGSETAQITLAIGIVALISPIAAERRNVLIYGGAMVLAMIIMILTLEDGITRSEGLLMMLAYLMFIHDLYSNEGGEEITEEVIEDEEPPARTLPQIALGIGLVIVGGHLLVTNGVAIATVAGIPEYVIGVLTGLGTTAPEIAVAGIAAHEGREGISVGSLLGSNITDPVFSLGVGALVADVTLADPGAVVASVTYMLVVSLAVLGLLYWRRGIDRRSALVCLGLYLPSLALF; encoded by the coding sequence ATGACGCTCCTCGACGCCGCGGGCTTTCTGACCGGGCTGGCGCTCCTCCTCGTCGGCGCGGACAGGACGGTACGGTCGGCGGCCGAACTCGCCCTCTACTACGGCATCTCCACCTTCTTCGTCGGCGTCACCGTCGTCTCGGTCGGCACGTCGATTCCGGAGATGACCACCTCGGTGTACGCCGCGACCTATGGGGCCGGCGACCTGTTGGTGGGGAACATCGTCGGCTCTGAGACGGCACAGATAACGCTGGCCATCGGTATCGTGGCGCTCATCTCGCCCATCGCCGCCGAGCGACGGAACGTCCTGATCTACGGCGGCGCGATGGTGCTCGCTATGATAATCATGATACTCACGCTGGAGGACGGCATCACCCGCTCCGAGGGGCTGTTGATGATGCTCGCCTATCTCATGTTTATCCACGACCTCTACTCCAACGAGGGCGGCGAGGAGATAACCGAGGAGGTCATCGAGGACGAGGAACCGCCAGCGCGGACGCTACCACAGATTGCGCTGGGCATCGGGCTCGTGATAGTCGGTGGTCACCTGCTTGTGACAAACGGGGTCGCCATCGCGACGGTCGCGGGCATCCCGGAGTACGTCATCGGGGTTCTGACCGGACTTGGAACGACGGCTCCGGAGATCGCCGTCGCCGGTATCGCCGCCCACGAGGGTCGCGAGGGTATCTCCGTCGGGTCGCTGCTCGGGAGCAACATTACCGACCCGGTGTTTTCCCTCGGTGTCGGCGCGCTGGTCGCGGATGTCACACTGGCCGACCCGGGAGCCGTCGTCGCGTCCGTGACCTACATGCTGGTCGTCTCGCTCGCCGTCCTCGGGCTGCTGTACTGGCGGCGAGGCATCGACCGCCGAAGTGCGCTCGTCTGTCTGGGCCTGTATCTCCCGTCCCTCGCGCTGTTCTGA
- a CDS encoding sugar phosphate nucleotidyltransferase: MDGVVLAAGEGTRMRPLTADTPKGLVEVAGQPLLTHCFETLLGVGVDRLVVVVGYRGDDIVAHYGDQYRDTPIAYVRQDEQLGLAHALEQASSTVDGTFVMLNGDNVCRANVGDALDRHHSSDASATLLVEDVSRAEARSTGVVTTDGAGRVTGLVEKPADPPSTLVTRGFFAFEPAIGHACALTRPSERGEYELPDAIDLLLSAGHRVEAVELEGWCHNVNEPADVDAVERRLD, from the coding sequence ATGGACGGTGTCGTACTCGCGGCCGGCGAGGGGACGCGGATGCGCCCGCTCACCGCGGACACGCCGAAGGGGCTGGTCGAGGTGGCCGGACAGCCGCTGTTGACCCACTGCTTCGAGACGCTGCTGGGGGTCGGCGTCGACCGACTGGTCGTCGTCGTCGGCTACCGCGGCGACGACATCGTGGCCCACTACGGCGACCAGTACCGGGACACGCCGATAGCGTACGTCCGGCAGGACGAGCAGTTGGGACTGGCTCACGCGCTCGAACAGGCCAGTTCCACCGTCGACGGGACCTTCGTCATGCTGAACGGCGACAACGTCTGCCGGGCGAACGTCGGCGACGCGCTCGACCGCCACCACAGCAGCGACGCCAGCGCCACGCTACTGGTCGAGGACGTGTCGCGTGCCGAGGCCAGGTCGACCGGCGTCGTCACGACGGACGGGGCGGGACGGGTGACCGGCCTCGTCGAGAAGCCGGCCGACCCGCCGTCGACGCTGGTCACGCGGGGCTTTTTCGCCTTCGAACCGGCCATCGGCCACGCCTGCGCGCTGACGCGCCCCTCCGAGCGGGGTGAGTACGAACTTCCCGACGCAATCGACCTGTTGCTGAGCGCCGGCCACCGCGTCGAGGCGGTCGAACTGGAGGGGTGGTGTCACAACGTCAACGAACCGGCCGACGTGGACGCGGTCGAGCGGCGGCTGGACTGA
- a CDS encoding DUF429 domain-containing protein — protein MAEPLYVGVDRSDESWVAVAFTGDGFDHASVFDSIGACWSAYEERARRILVGVPIGLVESGEPDRRCDELARSVLGARSPTIHTPPVREATRKQRYSTANRVHKRKTGHDLSERAFERSDSLARVDELLQELPEAATAIRESHPEVCFRAFAGEPLSYPKRTAGGYAERMRSLAQYDRDAAPTVQKAAEATGGTAVTIDDVLDAVVLAYTAVPGDGDLYTLPPEPPRDAAGLPMEIVYRAASPLLT, from the coding sequence ATGGCGGAACCGCTGTACGTCGGCGTTGACCGGAGCGATGAGTCCTGGGTTGCTGTCGCGTTCACCGGCGACGGCTTCGACCACGCGTCGGTGTTCGACAGTATCGGCGCGTGCTGGTCAGCCTACGAGGAGCGCGCCCGCCGGATTCTGGTCGGCGTCCCGATCGGACTTGTCGAATCCGGTGAGCCGGACCGCCGGTGTGACGAACTCGCCCGGTCAGTTCTCGGTGCGCGCAGCCCGACCATCCACACGCCGCCGGTACGAGAGGCGACGCGAAAACAGCGCTACTCGACGGCCAACCGCGTCCACAAGCGCAAGACCGGGCACGACCTCTCCGAGCGGGCGTTCGAACGCAGCGACAGCCTCGCCCGGGTCGATGAACTCCTGCAGGAACTGCCTGAGGCCGCCACCGCTATCCGCGAGTCCCACCCGGAGGTCTGTTTCCGGGCGTTCGCCGGTGAGCCGCTCAGCTACCCGAAGCGCACCGCCGGGGGATACGCCGAGCGGATGCGGAGTCTCGCACAGTACGACCGCGACGCTGCCCCGACGGTCCAGAAAGCTGCCGAAGCGACTGGTGGCACAGCAGTGACTATCGATGACGTACTGGACGCTGTTGTCCTCGCCTACACGGCCGTCCCGGGTGACGGGGACCTGTACACGCTCCCGCCCGAACCGCCGCGAGACGCGGCGGGGCTGCCGATGGAGATCGTCTATCGGGCGGCGTCGCCACTGCTCACGTAG
- a CDS encoding cold-shock protein, with protein MATGTVDFFNDTGGYGFIETDDADEDVFFHMEDVGGPDLEEGQEVEFDIEQADKGPRATNLTRL; from the coding sequence ATGGCGACAGGCACTGTCGACTTCTTCAACGACACTGGTGGCTACGGCTTCATCGAGACCGACGATGCGGACGAAGACGTCTTCTTCCACATGGAAGACGTCGGCGGCCCTGACCTCGAAGAGGGGCAGGAAGTCGAGTTCGACATCGAGCAGGCGGACAAGGGTCCGCGTGCGACCAACCTCACGCGACTGTAA
- a CDS encoding cold-shock protein — MAKGTVDFFNDTGGYGFIDTEDADEDVFFHMEDIGGPDLEEGQELEFDIEQADKGPRANNVTRL, encoded by the coding sequence ATGGCGAAAGGAACGGTTGATTTCTTCAACGACACTGGCGGTTACGGTTTCATCGATACTGAGGACGCGGACGAGGACGTCTTCTTCCACATGGAAGACATCGGCGGCCCGGACCTCGAGGAAGGACAGGAGCTCGAATTCGACATCGAGCAGGCGGACAAGGGTCCGCGCGCCAACAACGTCACGAGGCTCTAA
- a CDS encoding ATP-binding protein, giving the protein MYRGVRARLAPWLLAGFGLAFTGVAVVWHLGIETQRIGQIGGPVLALGLDGLLPLVLVYGSYRLVSSSTPGEQIWTVFVWSVVGSLAVGTVIGLSVFIRMVEGRTIAEPVFVTLLAMETGAVTGLVAGTLAVRARQDARRATRTSNTLSFVNDLLRHDIANGLVVIDGRGTIIRRNADSETVQTAADAIREQVTELDSLVDNAGAVVETLGTDPTFEPTDIVGIAEAVIQRIEQTHPIAIEFQASGSAMARTNEAARPVLRNLIENAIEHGTPAAELSAEGTATDGAPLQGESQRAEPAQPTGAGHDHPSVFVAIRETDDVVEIHVVDDGPGIPDDRRDTIFDPRAGDTHGGGLHLVETLVTSFGGDIYLADSASKSDTALPDGDRNGAHFVVELPRA; this is encoded by the coding sequence ATGTACCGTGGTGTCCGGGCCCGCCTTGCGCCGTGGCTGCTCGCTGGCTTCGGCCTCGCTTTCACGGGTGTGGCCGTCGTCTGGCACCTCGGTATCGAGACACAGCGCATCGGACAGATCGGCGGCCCCGTGCTTGCACTGGGCCTTGACGGACTACTGCCGCTGGTGCTGGTGTATGGCAGCTATCGCCTCGTTTCGTCGTCGACACCAGGTGAGCAGATCTGGACCGTTTTCGTCTGGAGCGTCGTCGGCAGTCTCGCAGTCGGAACGGTCATCGGTTTGAGCGTTTTTATTCGCATGGTGGAGGGCCGAACAATCGCCGAGCCAGTGTTCGTCACCCTGTTGGCGATGGAGACTGGCGCTGTCACGGGCCTCGTCGCAGGCACACTCGCAGTTCGAGCCCGGCAGGACGCCCGCCGTGCCACCCGTACCAGCAACACGCTGTCGTTCGTCAACGACTTGCTTCGACACGATATCGCGAACGGACTGGTCGTTATCGACGGCCGGGGGACGATCATCCGGCGCAACGCCGACTCGGAGACGGTTCAAACGGCAGCGGACGCGATCCGTGAACAGGTAACCGAACTCGACAGCCTGGTCGACAACGCCGGGGCTGTCGTCGAGACCCTCGGTACTGACCCGACCTTCGAACCGACTGATATTGTCGGAATCGCCGAGGCGGTGATACAGCGAATCGAGCAAACACATCCCATCGCTATCGAGTTTCAAGCATCGGGCAGCGCGATGGCCCGCACCAACGAGGCCGCTCGCCCGGTGCTCCGGAATCTCATAGAGAACGCTATCGAACACGGGACGCCGGCAGCCGAACTCTCCGCCGAGGGGACCGCGACAGACGGGGCACCGCTGCAGGGCGAGTCACAGCGAGCGGAGCCCGCCCAGCCGACTGGAGCCGGGCACGATCACCCATCGGTGTTCGTCGCGATCCGCGAAACTGACGATGTCGTCGAGATTCACGTGGTCGACGACGGTCCGGGGATTCCCGACGACCGGCGTGACACCATCTTCGACCCGCGGGCGGGCGACACGCACGGCGGCGGGCTCCATCTCGTCGAAACGCTCGTCACGAGCTTCGGCGGCGACATCTACCTCGCTGACTCCGCCAGCAAATCCGACACGGCCTTGCCCGACGGCGACCGCAACGGCGCGCACTTCGTTGTCGAACTCCCACGGGCGTGA
- a CDS encoding FAD-binding and (Fe-S)-binding domain-containing protein, protein MATDSGTRIDPSADEVSNYDYQNDTVARSGLVDDLQTRIDGEVRFDEYSRQLYATDASLYEVLPIGVVYPRSTEDVAAVMSYCAQREIPVLPRGGGTSLAGQTVNEAVVLDFSRYMNDLVEARPDERRARAQPGIKLGDLNGELADHGLKFAPDPAWGDKSVLGGAIGNNSTGAHSLQYGKTDAYVEECEVVLADGTVTTFGEVTREELRDRADPDGDLEAQIYAEIERILAEKGEAIESQYPDLKRNVSGYNLDWVLEDAQDGAVNVASLLAGSEGTLAIVTEAEVSLEPIPETKSMALLAYEGLIEAMEDVADILEHDPAAVEVLDDVLIDLARDTAEFEDVVGMLPDGTRAVLIVEFYADDEESGRRKVADLLADRTESVDPVADPTEGRTVVDAPVRAFDAMEAHDEAKREKFWKMRKSGLPILLSRTTDEKHGSFIEDTAIPPENLPEYVADFEEILEEHDTFASFYAHAGPGVLHIRPLINTKSVEGVETMESIADAVTDLVVKYGGSVSGEHGDGRARTQWNRKLYGEDLWETFQELKSAFDPDWLLNPGQVVGVDASAVESGAKPERARTVDMTENLRFSPEYEFDTGFDPALEWDNDNGMQGMVELCHGCGGCRGPQETTGGVMCPTYRASEEEMTTTRGRANMLRQAMSGNLPDDPTDEEFMHEVLDLCIGCKGCAKDCPSEVDMAKLKAEVTHAYHQEHGSSFRDKIFANVDALAGLGSAFAPLSNLATKVPGARTVLEKAVGIAPERTLPSFQRRTLQDWFDERGPEVPADEAERRALLFPDTYTNYSHPEVGKAAVRVLEAAGVHVQLADKTDSGRPAHSKGFLDQSRETARENIDALVPAVEEGWDVVLVEPSDAVMFQSDYLDLLSGEDVETLAENAYGVCEYLDTFRLDERADWDAGRETLTYHGHCHQKATKKDHHAVGVLRRAGYDVDPLDSGCCGMAGSFGYETEHFSMSKAIGAILFDQIGGSRGDTVVAPGASCRTQLDDWAESDGEPPHPVEKLDAALA, encoded by the coding sequence ATGGCAACCGATTCCGGCACCCGGATAGACCCTTCGGCCGACGAGGTATCGAACTACGACTATCAGAACGACACCGTCGCCCGGTCCGGTCTTGTAGACGACCTGCAGACACGTATCGACGGAGAGGTCCGGTTCGACGAGTACTCACGGCAGTTGTACGCGACCGACGCCAGCCTCTACGAGGTGCTTCCCATCGGGGTCGTCTATCCGCGGTCGACCGAGGACGTGGCCGCAGTCATGTCCTACTGTGCCCAACGGGAGATTCCGGTTCTGCCACGGGGTGGCGGGACGAGCCTCGCCGGCCAGACCGTCAACGAGGCCGTCGTGCTGGACTTCTCGCGGTACATGAACGACCTCGTCGAAGCCCGGCCCGACGAGCGGCGAGCGCGGGCCCAGCCGGGCATCAAACTCGGCGACCTGAACGGCGAACTGGCCGACCACGGGCTGAAGTTCGCGCCCGACCCCGCGTGGGGCGACAAGAGCGTGCTGGGCGGCGCTATCGGCAACAACTCTACCGGTGCCCATTCCCTGCAGTACGGCAAGACCGACGCCTACGTCGAGGAGTGCGAGGTGGTCCTCGCGGACGGCACCGTCACCACGTTCGGCGAGGTCACCCGCGAGGAACTGCGCGACCGGGCGGACCCCGACGGTGACCTCGAAGCCCAGATTTACGCCGAAATCGAACGGATACTTGCCGAGAAGGGTGAGGCAATCGAGAGTCAGTACCCCGACCTGAAGCGCAACGTCTCGGGGTACAACCTCGACTGGGTGCTCGAAGACGCACAGGACGGGGCGGTGAACGTCGCGTCACTGTTGGCCGGCAGCGAGGGGACGCTGGCCATCGTCACCGAGGCCGAGGTGTCGCTGGAGCCGATTCCCGAGACCAAGTCGATGGCCTTGCTGGCCTACGAGGGGCTCATCGAGGCGATGGAAGACGTCGCTGACATCCTCGAACACGACCCGGCGGCCGTCGAGGTACTCGACGACGTACTCATCGACCTGGCCCGGGACACCGCCGAGTTCGAGGACGTGGTCGGCATGCTGCCCGACGGGACCCGGGCGGTCCTCATCGTGGAGTTCTACGCCGACGACGAGGAGAGCGGGCGGCGGAAAGTCGCCGACCTGCTGGCAGACCGGACCGAGAGCGTCGACCCGGTCGCCGACCCGACCGAGGGCCGGACCGTCGTCGACGCGCCGGTGCGGGCCTTTGACGCCATGGAGGCCCACGACGAGGCGAAACGGGAGAAGTTCTGGAAGATGCGCAAGTCCGGCCTCCCCATCCTGCTCTCGCGGACGACCGACGAGAAACACGGGTCATTCATCGAGGACACCGCTATCCCGCCCGAGAACCTCCCGGAGTACGTCGCCGACTTCGAGGAAATTCTCGAAGAACACGACACCTTCGCCTCCTTCTACGCCCACGCCGGCCCCGGCGTGCTCCACATCCGCCCGCTCATCAACACCAAGTCCGTCGAGGGCGTCGAGACGATGGAGTCCATCGCCGACGCGGTGACCGACCTCGTCGTGAAGTACGGCGGGAGCGTCTCGGGGGAACACGGCGACGGTCGCGCCCGCACGCAGTGGAACCGGAAACTGTACGGCGAGGACCTCTGGGAGACGTTCCAGGAACTCAAGTCCGCGTTCGACCCCGACTGGCTGCTCAACCCCGGCCAGGTCGTCGGCGTCGACGCCAGCGCCGTCGAGTCCGGCGCGAAGCCCGAGCGGGCGCGCACCGTCGACATGACCGAGAACCTCCGCTTTTCCCCCGAGTACGAGTTCGATACCGGCTTCGATCCCGCGCTGGAGTGGGACAACGACAACGGGATGCAGGGGATGGTCGAACTCTGTCACGGCTGTGGCGGCTGTCGCGGCCCGCAAGAGACGACCGGCGGCGTGATGTGTCCGACCTACCGCGCGTCCGAGGAAGAGATGACAACGACCCGCGGCCGGGCGAACATGCTCCGGCAGGCGATGAGCGGCAACCTCCCGGACGACCCCACCGACGAGGAGTTCATGCACGAGGTACTTGACCTCTGTATCGGCTGCAAGGGCTGTGCGAAGGACTGCCCGAGCGAGGTCGACATGGCGAAGCTCAAAGCGGAGGTGACCCACGCCTACCATCAGGAACACGGCTCCAGTTTCCGAGACAAAATCTTTGCCAACGTCGACGCGCTGGCCGGCCTCGGCAGCGCGTTCGCGCCGCTGTCGAACCTCGCGACCAAAGTTCCCGGAGCCCGCACTGTCCTCGAAAAGGCGGTCGGTATCGCCCCCGAACGGACGCTTCCGAGCTTCCAGCGCAGGACGCTACAGGACTGGTTCGACGAACGCGGCCCGGAGGTCCCAGCCGACGAGGCCGAACGACGGGCGCTGCTGTTCCCCGACACATACACGAACTACAGCCACCCCGAAGTCGGGAAGGCGGCCGTCCGCGTGCTTGAAGCCGCGGGCGTCCACGTCCAACTTGCGGACAAGACTGACAGCGGCCGCCCCGCCCACTCGAAGGGCTTTCTCGACCAGTCACGAGAGACAGCCCGCGAGAACATCGACGCACTCGTTCCCGCTGTAGAGGAGGGCTGGGACGTGGTGCTGGTCGAACCAAGCGACGCCGTGATGTTCCAGTCGGACTATCTGGACCTGCTCTCCGGCGAGGACGTGGAGACGCTGGCCGAAAACGCGTATGGCGTCTGTGAGTACCTCGATACCTTCCGGCTGGACGAGCGCGCTGACTGGGACGCCGGCCGCGAGACGCTGACCTACCACGGCCACTGCCACCAGAAGGCGACGAAGAAGGACCACCACGCCGTGGGCGTCCTCCGGCGGGCCGGCTACGATGTGGACCCGCTGGATTCTGGCTGTTGTGGCATGGCCGGCTCCTTCGGCTATGAGACAGAGCACTTCTCGATGAGCAAAGCTATCGGTGCGATCCTGTTCGACCAGATCGGAGGGAGCCGCGGCGACACCGTGGTCGCGCCCGGCGCGTCCTGTCGCACGCAACTGGACGACTGGGCGGAAAGTGACGGCGAACCGCCGCATCCAGTCGAGAAACTCGACGCAGCGCTAGCCTGA
- a CDS encoding Hsp20/alpha crystallin family protein has protein sequence MTHKNDPFETMLRLFAQTQREMLDDSLGRWTGTDSGRRTDDSPEYRTDRPVSMHSDDHRRHGIDTNLHVDETDDGYVVMVDLPGFERDDLAVRFEDGVLNIHGETTVAAETSDGTRRHSRRVAKRVTVPQPVVEDEITATYHNGVLEIALPRAADADDSNRIEIE, from the coding sequence ATGACACACAAGAATGACCCCTTCGAGACAATGCTCCGACTCTTTGCACAGACGCAACGAGAGATGCTGGACGACAGTTTAGGCCGGTGGACGGGGACCGATTCAGGACGCCGAACGGACGACAGTCCCGAATACCGAACCGACCGACCGGTTAGCATGCACTCGGACGACCACCGCCGACACGGCATCGACACGAACCTCCACGTCGACGAGACCGACGACGGGTACGTCGTGATGGTCGACCTCCCGGGCTTCGAGCGAGACGACCTCGCCGTACGCTTCGAGGACGGCGTCCTCAACATCCACGGCGAAACGACAGTTGCCGCGGAGACCAGCGACGGCACCCGCCGACACAGCCGACGAGTCGCCAAGCGGGTCACCGTTCCACAACCGGTCGTAGAAGACGAGATCACCGCCACCTACCACAACGGCGTTCTCGAAATAGCGCTGCCACGCGCGGCTGACGCCGACGATTCGAACCGAATCGAAATCGAATAG
- a CDS encoding tyrosine-type recombinase/integrase has protein sequence MELEPIAPADAKEMFLSHRRDEVSEATLQGYHYRLKPFVKWCEQEGFGNLNDLTARSLHEYRLWRKEDGDLKTITLKGQLSTLRVFLKFLESIDGAEQGLHDKLLVPSVEDEEAVSNSMLEAERSEHILRYLSKYEYASKRHTLFAVLWHTGCRMGAAHSMDVSDFDRESQALKVRHRPDTGTHLKNKQAGERICALSEEVCEVLEDYINVTRDDVTDDHGREPLFTTQYGRMHRSKIREMVYAVSRPCAYGKECPHGREPDSCEAGNYTQASKCPSSVSPHDIRRGAITHLLRNEVPKQVVSDRVNSSPETLEKHYSQLTEEEKMEQRRDYFEDV, from the coding sequence ATGGAACTCGAACCTATCGCTCCCGCAGACGCAAAGGAAATGTTCCTCTCACATCGGCGTGACGAGGTTTCAGAAGCAACGTTGCAGGGCTATCACTACCGCCTCAAACCATTCGTGAAGTGGTGTGAGCAAGAGGGCTTTGGGAATCTTAATGACCTGACGGCCCGCTCACTTCACGAATACCGCTTGTGGCGGAAGGAAGACGGAGACCTGAAGACGATTACCCTGAAGGGGCAGCTTTCGACTCTCCGTGTGTTCCTCAAGTTTCTCGAATCAATCGACGGAGCAGAACAGGGACTACACGACAAGCTGCTCGTTCCCTCGGTCGAAGACGAGGAGGCTGTTAGCAACAGTATGCTTGAGGCTGAGCGGAGTGAACACATTCTCCGCTACCTCAGCAAGTACGAATACGCCTCGAAGCGCCACACGCTCTTTGCGGTGTTGTGGCACACCGGCTGTCGGATGGGTGCTGCCCACTCTATGGATGTTTCCGACTTCGACCGGGAGAGTCAAGCACTGAAAGTCCGGCATCGGCCCGACACCGGGACTCACCTGAAGAACAAGCAGGCTGGAGAGCGTATCTGTGCCCTCTCCGAAGAGGTGTGTGAGGTGCTGGAAGACTACATCAACGTGACCCGTGACGATGTGACCGACGACCACGGACGGGAACCTCTCTTCACGACGCAGTACGGACGGATGCACAGGTCGAAGATTCGTGAGATGGTGTATGCTGTTTCCCGTCCCTGTGCCTACGGGAAGGAGTGTCCACACGGTCGAGAACCTGACTCGTGTGAGGCGGGGAACTACACGCAGGCAAGCAAGTGTCCGTCAAGCGTGTCTCCGCACGATATTCGACGTGGAGCTATCACCCATCTCCTCAGGAACGAGGTTCCCAAGCAGGTTGTATCCGACCGAGTGAACTCTTCGCCTGAAACGCTTGAGAAACATTACTCACAGTTGACCGAGGAGGAGAAGATGGAGCAACGAAGGGATTACTTTGAGGATGTGTAA
- a CDS encoding DUF262 domain-containing protein produces the protein MTYQSKKIANVIPDINNQIFLPGIQREFVWDKEQMIQLFDSVIRGYPIGSFLFWNARGKFAENQIKYEFVQHYITEGVYPDEFDDVRFRNPKVRDEFATDLPDKLTLVLDGQQRLTTFYIGLKGSLTDRGYRQLRKKPESWTRKKLYINLLSDPSRVTEDDRKLKYILDFKQPDPSHSASEYWYPVGDILNVETQDERYALVDEIQDELEAAGVSHSAINRKYIEQNLNELWRAIHERDTINYYELDSKHSDNVLDIFIRANEGGTQLGKEEMLLSMATAKWSEGANSIDARKKITTLVDKLNGYDAQAGFDFDIGFILRNLLAASELSSKYDIQNFSDKNLQQMKEVFQDPDFEDALFDTLDLVESYGLDGHAVSSTVSLIPIVYFFYNNDNVKLGWDAKDGRQTRTKLFYWLCSTLLKGVYHSAPYTLINAIRNDIRSAPDGTFPLEELHSTLLSNGKSLTFLEEEVRDMVQDLQYGNKRVEVFLSLLYFPEPASQHETFEVDHIFPRSQLSQENLVDEHGMDLARASRYENLRDNLLNLQFLTPDENSEKSDLDYVEWLESRHDSQTERHYIPDDEELYEVANFEEFLNERENLITKRLLEMSDEIEEQFGTDEGVTASSEAAMD, from the coding sequence ATGACATACCAATCTAAGAAAATAGCCAATGTTATACCCGACATTAATAATCAAATCTTCTTGCCGGGGATTCAGCGGGAATTCGTTTGGGACAAAGAACAGATGATTCAGTTATTCGATTCAGTCATCAGGGGATACCCAATAGGCTCATTCCTCTTTTGGAACGCTCGGGGGAAATTTGCAGAAAATCAGATTAAATATGAATTCGTACAACACTACATAACTGAAGGTGTGTATCCAGACGAGTTTGACGACGTAAGATTCCGAAATCCGAAAGTCAGAGACGAGTTCGCGACAGATTTACCGGACAAATTGACGCTTGTTCTTGATGGTCAGCAGCGTCTAACAACGTTCTATATCGGACTTAAAGGAAGTCTGACGGATAGAGGTTACCGACAGCTACGAAAGAAGCCAGAATCGTGGACTCGAAAAAAGCTCTACATCAACCTCTTGTCTGACCCGTCCAGAGTCACAGAAGATGACCGAAAGCTGAAATATATCTTGGACTTCAAACAACCAGACCCGTCACATTCTGCTTCAGAGTACTGGTATCCAGTGGGCGATATTCTGAATGTAGAGACTCAGGACGAGCGTTATGCGCTTGTTGATGAAATTCAAGACGAATTGGAAGCTGCTGGTGTTAGCCACAGTGCGATTAATCGTAAATACATAGAACAGAATCTCAATGAATTGTGGCGGGCTATCCACGAGCGCGACACTATCAACTATTACGAGCTTGACAGCAAACACAGTGATAACGTTCTCGACATTTTCATTCGGGCAAATGAAGGCGGAACACAGCTTGGCAAGGAGGAAATGCTTCTATCAATGGCTACCGCGAAATGGTCGGAGGGCGCTAACTCAATTGACGCTCGAAAGAAGATAACTACCCTTGTTGACAAGCTGAACGGCTATGATGCACAGGCTGGCTTTGATTTCGATATTGGATTCATTCTGCGGAATCTGCTTGCTGCCTCAGAACTTTCCAGCAAATACGATATACAGAATTTCTCTGATAAAAATCTACAGCAAATGAAAGAAGTGTTCCAAGACCCGGACTTTGAGGATGCACTTTTCGACACACTGGACTTAGTGGAGAGCTACGGATTGGACGGACACGCTGTGTCTTCAACAGTATCACTCATACCTATTGTTTACTTCTTCTACAATAATGATAACGTCAAACTCGGATGGGATGCGAAGGACGGCAGACAAACCCGGACAAAGCTATTCTATTGGCTCTGTTCGACACTGTTGAAAGGCGTGTACCATTCTGCACCATATACGCTTATCAATGCCATAAGGAACGATATTCGGTCAGCACCTGACGGAACATTCCCATTAGAAGAATTGCACAGCACGCTTCTTTCTAATGGTAAGTCTCTCACTTTCCTTGAAGAAGAAGTGCGAGATATGGTCCAAGACCTTCAGTACGGGAATAAGCGAGTGGAGGTTTTCCTTTCGCTACTGTACTTCCCCGAACCAGCGAGTCAACACGAGACCTTCGAGGTTGACCACATCTTCCCTCGAAGCCAACTTTCACAGGAGAACCTTGTTGACGAACACGGGATGGATTTAGCTCGGGCCAGCCGTTATGAGAATCTGCGTGATAATTTACTAAACCTCCAATTCCTCACACCTGACGAGAATTCCGAAAAGTCCGACCTTGATTATGTAGAGTGGTTAGAGTCACGTCACGATTCGCAGACTGAGAGGCACTACATCCCTGATGATGAGGAACTGTATGAGGTGGCGAATTTTGAGGAATTCCTAAATGAACGTGAAAACCTGATTACCAAGCGTTTGCTTGAAATGTCTGATGAGATTGAGGAACAGTTCGGGACTGACGAAGGCGTCACAGCTTCCTCTGAAGCAGCTATGGATTAA